One window of Pseudomonas sp. FP198 genomic DNA carries:
- a CDS encoding thermonuclease family protein, whose translation MKKASLAGAFFVSAIWLCGAQAACPSPGGLPEVAVQRVVDGDTLYLSDGRRIRMIGLNSPELGKRGRADEPFAVAARQRLEALVASSAGRVRVLPGKDDRDDYGRTLAHVYDQQGRNLEEQLIAEGLGYLVAVAPNVDLVECQQAAERKARQAGLGIWKKSPVVRAEQIKAPGFALVSGRVDSVQRNRGGIWIELQGSVVLHIAANLQRSFDASMLKGLEGRTIEARGWVVDRSRRGAAKPGQARWMLPLTDPAMLEAVLRQK comes from the coding sequence ATGAAAAAGGCGTCCCTAGCGGGCGCCTTTTTTGTGTCTGCGATTTGGCTCTGTGGTGCCCAGGCGGCGTGTCCGTCTCCGGGTGGACTGCCCGAAGTGGCCGTGCAACGGGTGGTGGATGGCGACACCTTGTACCTCAGCGATGGTCGTCGCATCCGCATGATCGGCCTCAACAGTCCTGAACTGGGAAAGCGCGGGCGTGCCGACGAGCCGTTTGCCGTGGCGGCGCGCCAGCGGCTCGAGGCGCTGGTGGCTAGCAGCGCCGGTCGGGTCAGGGTGTTGCCCGGCAAGGACGACCGGGACGACTACGGGCGTACGCTGGCTCATGTCTATGACCAGCAGGGTCGGAACCTGGAAGAGCAATTGATTGCCGAGGGGCTGGGTTACCTGGTCGCGGTTGCGCCGAATGTCGACCTGGTCGAATGCCAGCAGGCGGCGGAGCGCAAGGCGCGGCAAGCCGGCCTGGGGATATGGAAGAAGTCACCCGTGGTGCGCGCGGAGCAGATCAAGGCGCCCGGTTTTGCGCTGGTCAGTGGCCGCGTAGACAGTGTGCAACGCAATCGCGGCGGGATCTGGATCGAGCTGCAAGGCTCGGTTGTCCTGCATATTGCGGCCAATTTGCAGCGAAGCTTTGACGCTTCGATGCTCAAGGGCCTGGAAGGCCGGACCATCGAGGCCCGTGGTTGGGTTGTCGATCGCTCTCGGCGCGGTGCGGCCAAGCCCGGGCAGGCGCGGTGGATGTTGCCTCTGACTGATCCGGCAATGTTGGAGGCAGTGCTCAGGCAGAAATAA
- the rpmE gene encoding 50S ribosomal protein L31, with amino-acid sequence MKTDIHPDYPVVAVTCSCGNKFETRSTYGKALAIDVCNECHPFYTGKQKTLDTGGRVQKFADRFGAFGKVTPKA; translated from the coding sequence ATGAAAACCGATATCCATCCAGACTATCCAGTTGTGGCCGTAACCTGCAGCTGCGGCAACAAGTTCGAAACGCGTTCGACCTACGGCAAAGCCCTGGCGATCGACGTTTGCAACGAATGCCACCCGTTCTACACCGGTAAGCAAAAGACTCTGGATACCGGCGGCCGCGTTCAGAAGTTCGCCGATCGTTTCGGTGCTTTCGGCAAAGTTACTCCAAAAGCCTGA
- a CDS encoding primosomal protein N', producing the protein MPDAILRLALPSPLRRLFDYRAPAGVTRAQLQPGMRLRVPFGRREMIGILVEVTDHSEVPVDKLKPALALLDATPPLPAALFKLCLWTAQYYQHSLGDTLSWALPVLLRQGEPAEARQERFWSVTPGASLDDPRIARAPRQREALATLAQHPHGVAHQLLSKLMLSKDSLDLLLAKNLVQVEVRRHAPDARHEHWLAQPELPLNAEQRTACEAIRAGFDSYHAFLLAGVTGSGKTEVYLQLIRQTLEAGKQALVLIPEINLGPQTLARFEQRFNARIALVHSAVNDRERLEAWLAARDGEADIIIGTRSALFTPMKNPGLIIIDEEHDGSYKQQEGLRYHARDLALVRARQENIPIVLGSATPSLESLHNAYTGRYGLLRLNERAGGAKQPRFLRLDVKSRPLDSGISGPMQQAIGQTLAAGQQVLVFLNRRGFAPTLLCHDCGWMSGCERCDARMTVHQRYGELRCHHCGHSERVPRHCPQCGKVDLRPVGAGTERAEERLGILFPDYPVLRVDRDSTSRKDAMNQLFATIQKGQPCILVGTQMLAKGHHFPRVTLVSILDADGGLFSGDFRASERMAQLIVQVAGRAGRAEEPGKVIIQTHLADHPLLIQLTEQGYFAFAEQALSERRAAGLPPFAHLALLRAEAHKPGQAEGFLDEACSEAERLLAEQSLSGIELLGPVPAPMERRAGRYRAQLLLQANARAPLHRLLSAWLLILEQLPSGRAVRWSLDVDPVDLY; encoded by the coding sequence GTGCCCGACGCCATCCTGCGCCTCGCCCTGCCATCGCCCCTGCGCCGTCTGTTCGACTACCGTGCCCCGGCCGGAGTAACACGCGCCCAGTTGCAGCCGGGCATGCGCCTGCGGGTGCCGTTCGGTCGGAGAGAAATGATCGGGATCCTGGTGGAAGTCACCGATCACAGCGAAGTGCCGGTCGACAAGCTCAAACCCGCCCTGGCGCTGCTCGACGCCACGCCACCGCTACCCGCGGCGCTGTTCAAGCTGTGCTTGTGGACCGCCCAGTATTATCAGCACAGCCTGGGCGACACCCTGAGCTGGGCGCTACCGGTGCTGTTGCGCCAGGGCGAACCGGCCGAGGCACGCCAGGAGCGATTCTGGTCGGTGACGCCGGGCGCTTCGCTGGATGACCCGCGCATCGCCCGCGCACCGCGCCAACGCGAGGCCCTGGCGACCCTGGCCCAGCATCCCCATGGGGTAGCGCACCAGTTGTTGAGCAAATTGATGCTCAGCAAGGATAGCCTTGACCTGCTGCTGGCCAAGAATCTCGTCCAGGTAGAAGTCCGCCGGCACGCCCCCGACGCGCGCCACGAACACTGGCTGGCCCAGCCGGAACTGCCGCTCAATGCCGAACAGCGGACCGCTTGCGAGGCGATTCGCGCGGGTTTCGACAGCTATCACGCCTTTCTGCTGGCGGGCGTCACCGGCAGCGGCAAGACCGAGGTCTACCTGCAACTGATCCGCCAGACCCTTGAAGCCGGCAAGCAGGCCCTGGTGCTGATTCCGGAAATCAACCTGGGCCCACAGACCCTGGCGCGCTTCGAACAGCGCTTCAACGCGCGCATCGCCCTGGTGCATTCGGCGGTCAACGACCGCGAGCGCCTGGAAGCCTGGCTCGCCGCGCGCGACGGCGAGGCCGACATCATCATCGGCACCCGCTCGGCGCTGTTCACGCCGATGAAAAATCCCGGTCTGATCATCATCGATGAAGAACACGACGGCTCCTATAAACAGCAGGAAGGCCTGCGCTACCACGCCCGCGACCTGGCGCTGGTGCGGGCGCGCCAGGAAAACATCCCGATCGTGCTCGGCTCGGCCACGCCCTCCCTGGAAAGCCTGCACAACGCCTACACCGGTCGCTACGGCCTGCTGCGCCTCAACGAGCGGGCCGGCGGCGCCAAGCAGCCGCGCTTCCTGCGCCTGGATGTGAAAAGCCGCCCGCTGGACAGCGGCATTTCCGGACCGATGCAGCAAGCCATCGGCCAGACCCTGGCCGCTGGGCAGCAGGTGCTGGTGTTTCTCAACCGCCGGGGGTTCGCCCCGACCCTGTTGTGCCATGACTGCGGCTGGATGTCCGGCTGCGAGCGCTGCGACGCGCGGATGACCGTGCATCAGCGCTACGGCGAACTGCGCTGCCACCATTGCGGGCACTCCGAGCGGGTGCCGAGGCACTGCCCGCAGTGCGGGAAAGTGGACCTGCGCCCGGTAGGCGCCGGCACCGAGCGCGCCGAAGAACGTCTGGGCATCCTGTTTCCCGATTACCCGGTACTGCGGGTGGATCGCGACAGCACCTCGCGCAAGGATGCGATGAATCAGCTGTTCGCCACGATCCAGAAAGGCCAGCCGTGCATCCTGGTGGGCACGCAGATGCTCGCCAAGGGGCACCATTTCCCGCGGGTAACACTGGTGTCGATCCTGGATGCCGACGGCGGGCTGTTTTCCGGTGACTTCCGCGCGAGCGAGCGCATGGCGCAGTTGATCGTCCAGGTCGCGGGTCGCGCCGGGCGGGCCGAGGAACCGGGCAAAGTGATTATCCAGACCCACCTGGCCGACCATCCGCTGCTGATCCAGCTGACCGAGCAGGGCTACTTCGCCTTCGCCGAGCAGGCCTTGAGCGAACGTCGCGCCGCCGGGCTGCCGCCGTTCGCCCATCTGGCGTTGCTGCGGGCCGAGGCCCACAAGCCAGGACAGGCCGAAGGCTTCCTGGACGAAGCGTGCAGCGAGGCCGAGCGCCTGCTGGCGGAACAGAGCCTCAGCGGGATCGAACTATTGGGCCCGGTGCCGGCTCCGATGGAACGGCGGGCGGGACGTTATCGCGCACAGCTTTTATTACAGGCCAATGCCCGCGCACCGCTGCATCGGTTGCTGAGCGCCTGGTTGCTGATACTGGAACAATTGCCCAGCGGGCGGGCGGTGCGCTGGTCGCTGGATGTGGATCCGGTGGATTTGTATTGA
- the argS gene encoding arginine--tRNA ligase has protein sequence MKDTIRQLIQQAITQLVTEGVLPEGLSPAIQVENTRDKTHGDFASNIAMMLAKPAGMKPRDLAEKIIAALPADENVTKAEIAGPGFINFFQNTQALASRLDAALADERLGVRKAGPLQRTVVDLSAPNLAKEMHVGHLRSTIIGDGVARVLEFLGDTVIRQNHVGDWGTQFGMLMAYLQENPITSDELSDLENFYRAAKQRFDESPEFADRARGLVVKLQAGDAECLALWTKFKDISLSHCQKIYELLNVKLSMADVMGESAYNDDLINVVNDLRAKGMLVESNGAQCVFLDQFKTADGEPLPVIIVKADGGYLYATTDLAAVRYRNGVLKADRVLYFVDQRQALHFQQVFEVARLAGFVTHPMEMEHMGFGTMNGADGRPFKTRDGGTVKLIDLLTEAQDRAYTLVKGKNPELAEDELRKIAKVVGIDAVKYADLSKHRTSDYSFNFDLMLNFEGNTAPYLLYAYTRVAGVFRKLGKGFDEIEGQIVLEAAHEQELAARLAQFGEVLNNVADKGTPHTLCAYLYDVAGLFSSFYENCPILNAETPAQMQSRLRLAALTGRTLKQGLELLGLETLERM, from the coding sequence ATGAAAGACACCATTCGCCAGCTTATCCAGCAAGCCATCACCCAACTCGTCACTGAAGGTGTGCTGCCAGAAGGCCTGTCGCCGGCGATTCAGGTCGAGAACACCCGCGACAAGACCCACGGTGACTTTGCCAGCAACATCGCGATGATGCTCGCCAAACCGGCCGGCATGAAACCCCGCGACCTGGCGGAAAAGATCATCGCCGCATTGCCGGCCGACGAAAACGTCACCAAGGCCGAAATCGCCGGCCCCGGGTTCATCAACTTCTTCCAGAACACCCAGGCGCTGGCCTCGCGGCTGGACGCGGCCCTGGCCGACGAGCGCCTCGGCGTACGCAAGGCCGGCCCGTTGCAGCGCACCGTGGTTGACCTGTCGGCCCCCAACCTCGCCAAGGAAATGCACGTCGGCCACCTGCGCTCGACCATTATTGGCGATGGCGTGGCGCGCGTCCTGGAGTTTCTCGGTGACACGGTGATCCGCCAGAACCACGTCGGCGACTGGGGCACCCAGTTCGGCATGCTGATGGCCTACCTGCAGGAAAACCCGATCACCAGCGACGAGCTGTCGGACCTGGAAAACTTCTACCGCGCCGCGAAGCAACGCTTCGACGAGTCGCCCGAATTCGCCGACCGCGCCCGTGGCCTGGTGGTCAAGCTGCAGGCCGGCGATGCCGAGTGCCTGGCGCTGTGGACAAAGTTCAAGGACATCTCGCTGTCCCACTGCCAGAAGATCTACGAGCTGCTGAACGTCAAGCTGAGCATGGCCGACGTGATGGGCGAAAGCGCCTACAACGACGACCTGATCAACGTGGTCAACGACCTCCGGGCCAAGGGCATGCTGGTGGAAAGCAACGGCGCCCAGTGCGTGTTCCTCGACCAGTTCAAGACCGCCGATGGCGAGCCGCTGCCGGTGATCATCGTCAAGGCTGACGGTGGCTACCTCTACGCCACCACCGACCTGGCGGCCGTGCGTTATCGCAACGGCGTGCTGAAGGCCGACCGGGTCCTGTATTTCGTCGACCAGCGCCAGGCCCTGCACTTCCAGCAGGTGTTCGAAGTAGCCCGCCTGGCCGGTTTCGTGACCCACCCGATGGAAATGGAACACATGGGGTTCGGCACCATGAACGGCGCCGATGGCCGCCCGTTCAAGACCCGCGATGGCGGCACGGTGAAGCTGATCGACCTGCTCACCGAAGCCCAGGACCGTGCGTACACCCTGGTCAAGGGCAAGAACCCGGAGCTGGCCGAAGACGAACTGCGCAAGATCGCCAAGGTGGTCGGCATCGACGCGGTGAAATACGCCGACCTGTCGAAGCACCGCACCAGCGACTACAGCTTCAACTTCGACCTGATGCTCAACTTCGAAGGCAACACCGCACCGTACCTGCTGTACGCCTACACCCGCGTGGCGGGCGTGTTCCGCAAACTCGGCAAGGGCTTCGACGAAATCGAGGGCCAGATCGTCCTCGAAGCCGCCCACGAGCAGGAGCTGGCGGCCAGGCTGGCGCAGTTCGGTGAAGTCCTCAACAACGTCGCCGACAAGGGCACGCCGCACACCTTGTGCGCCTACCTGTACGACGTCGCCGGGCTGTTTTCCAGCTTCTACGAGAACTGCCCGATCCTCAACGCCGAGACCCCGGCACAAATGCAGAGCCGCCTGCGCCTCGCCGCGCTGACCGGGCGCACGCTCAAGCAAGGCCTGGAGCTGCTGGGCCTGGAAACGCTGGAGCGCATGTAA
- a CDS encoding SPOR domain-containing protein: MAAKKKPAPKRGASRYQPPAKQPIPGWLWMAIGLTVGAFIVFLMKLEPGQGDDVKRVRQEQQKATRIAEANKTPPSPTQPVKPKYDFYTLLPESEVIVPPDAVPEKTLPTPQVPTTPVTPAEAAKIDTARAQAALAGITPPPAPPVQKAAPVTKFFLQAGSFRKEADADKVRAQIILLGQSVSVESGTVKDETWYRVLVGPFSNREELTKAQKQLAGSGFSNLLLQQRQSR, translated from the coding sequence TTGGCCGCCAAGAAAAAACCTGCACCCAAACGCGGCGCCAGTCGTTACCAGCCCCCGGCCAAACAGCCGATTCCGGGCTGGTTGTGGATGGCGATCGGCCTGACTGTCGGCGCCTTCATCGTCTTCCTGATGAAGCTCGAACCGGGCCAGGGCGATGACGTCAAGCGTGTTCGGCAAGAGCAGCAGAAAGCCACGCGGATCGCCGAGGCCAACAAGACCCCGCCGAGCCCGACACAACCGGTGAAGCCGAAATACGACTTCTACACCTTGCTGCCGGAATCGGAGGTCATCGTGCCGCCCGACGCGGTGCCGGAGAAGACCCTGCCGACGCCGCAGGTGCCGACCACGCCAGTGACCCCGGCCGAAGCGGCGAAGATCGACACCGCCCGCGCCCAAGCCGCCCTGGCCGGCATTACGCCGCCACCGGCCCCGCCGGTGCAGAAGGCCGCGCCGGTGACCAAATTCTTCCTGCAGGCCGGCTCGTTCCGCAAGGAAGCCGACGCCGACAAGGTCCGGGCGCAGATCATTCTGCTGGGCCAGTCGGTGTCGGTGGAGTCCGGAACCGTGAAGGACGAAACCTGGTATCGGGTATTAGTGGGACCGTTCAGCAATCGCGAGGAGCTGACCAAGGCCCAGAAACAACTGGCTGGCAGCGGTTTCAGCAACCTGTTGTTACAACAACGTCAAAGCCGCTAG
- the hslV gene encoding ATP-dependent protease subunit HslV, whose protein sequence is MTTIVSVRRHGKVVMGGDGQVSLGNTVMKGNAKKVRRLYHGQVIAGFAGATADAFTLFERFEGQLEKHQGHLVRAAVELAKEWRTDRSLSRLEAMLAVANKDASLIITGNGDVVEPEDGLIAMGSGGAYAQAAASALLKKTDLSAREIVETALGIAGDICVFTNHTQTIEEQDLAE, encoded by the coding sequence TTGACCACCATCGTTTCAGTCCGCCGTCACGGCAAAGTCGTCATGGGCGGCGACGGCCAGGTTTCATTGGGCAACACCGTGATGAAAGGCAACGCGAAGAAAGTCCGCCGCCTGTATCACGGCCAGGTCATCGCCGGTTTCGCCGGGGCCACCGCCGACGCCTTCACCCTGTTCGAGCGTTTCGAAGGGCAACTTGAAAAACACCAGGGTCACCTGGTCCGCGCGGCCGTCGAGCTGGCCAAGGAATGGCGCACCGACCGTTCCCTGAGCCGCCTCGAAGCCATGCTTGCGGTGGCCAACAAGGATGCTTCCTTGATCATTACCGGCAACGGCGACGTGGTTGAACCGGAAGACGGCCTGATCGCCATGGGTTCCGGTGGCGCCTACGCCCAGGCCGCCGCCAGCGCCCTGCTGAAAAAGACCGACCTGTCGGCCCGCGAGATCGTCGAGACTGCCCTGGGCATCGCCGGCGACATCTGCGTTTTCACCAACCACACCCAGACCATTGAGGAGCAGGACCTCGCGGAATAA
- the hslU gene encoding ATP-dependent protease ATPase subunit HslU, with translation MSMTPREIVHELNRHIIGQDDAKRAVAIALRNRWRRMQLPEELRVEVTPKNILMIGPTGVGKTEIARRLAKLANAPFIKVEATKFTEVGYVGRDVESIIRDLADAAIKLLREQEITKVRHRAEDAAEERILDALLPPARMGFNADAATTQDSNTRQLFRKRLREGQLDDKEIEIEVAEMAGVDISAPPGMEEMTNQLQSLFANMGKGKKKSRKLKVKEALKLVRDEEASRLVNEEELKAKALEAVEQHGIVFIDEIDKVAKRGNVGGADVSREGVQRDLLPLIEGCTVNTKLGMVKTDHILFIASGAFHLSKPSDLVPELQGRLPIRVELKALSPEDFERILSEPHASLTEQYCALLKTEGLNIEFAPEGIKRLAQIAWQVNEKTENIGARRLHTLLERLLEEVSFSAGDLASAHNEAPIIIDAEYVNSHLGELAQNEDLSRYIL, from the coding sequence ATGTCCATGACTCCCCGCGAAATCGTCCACGAACTCAATCGTCACATCATCGGCCAGGACGATGCCAAGCGCGCCGTCGCCATCGCCCTGCGTAACCGCTGGCGCCGGATGCAACTGCCGGAAGAACTGCGCGTCGAAGTGACCCCCAAGAACATCCTGATGATCGGCCCGACCGGTGTCGGCAAGACCGAGATCGCCCGCCGCCTGGCCAAGCTCGCCAACGCGCCATTCATCAAGGTCGAAGCCACCAAGTTCACCGAAGTCGGCTACGTGGGCCGCGACGTCGAGTCGATCATTCGTGACCTGGCCGATGCCGCGATCAAGCTGCTGCGCGAACAGGAAATCACCAAGGTTCGCCATCGCGCCGAAGACGCCGCGGAGGAGCGCATCCTCGATGCCCTGCTGCCACCGGCGCGCATGGGCTTCAACGCCGACGCCGCCACGACCCAGGATTCCAACACCCGCCAGCTGTTCCGCAAACGCCTGCGCGAAGGCCAGCTGGACGACAAGGAGATCGAGATCGAGGTGGCCGAAATGGCCGGTGTCGACATTTCCGCGCCGCCAGGCATGGAAGAAATGACCAACCAGTTGCAGAGCCTGTTCGCCAACATGGGCAAGGGCAAGAAGAAAAGCCGCAAGCTCAAGGTCAAGGAAGCGCTGAAGCTGGTGCGCGATGAAGAAGCCAGTCGCCTGGTCAACGAAGAGGAACTGAAGGCCAAGGCCCTGGAAGCGGTCGAGCAGCACGGCATCGTGTTCATCGACGAAATCGACAAGGTCGCCAAGCGCGGCAATGTCGGCGGCGCCGATGTTTCTCGTGAAGGCGTGCAACGCGACCTGCTGCCGTTGATCGAAGGCTGCACGGTGAATACCAAGCTGGGCATGGTCAAGACCGACCACATCCTGTTCATCGCCTCCGGTGCGTTCCACTTGAGCAAGCCGAGCGACCTGGTGCCTGAGCTGCAAGGCCGCTTGCCGATCCGGGTCGAACTCAAGGCGCTGTCGCCGGAAGATTTCGAGCGCATCCTGAGCGAGCCCCATGCGTCGCTGACCGAGCAATATTGCGCGCTGCTCAAGACCGAAGGCCTGAACATCGAATTCGCGCCGGAAGGCATCAAGCGCCTGGCGCAGATCGCCTGGCAGGTCAACGAGAAGACCGAGAACATCGGTGCCCGGCGCCTGCACACGCTGCTTGAACGCCTGCTCGAGGAAGTCTCGTTCAGCGCCGGCGACCTGGCCAGCGCCCACAACGAAGCGCCGATCATCATCGACGCCGAGTACGTCAACAGCCACCTGGGCGAGCTGGCGCAGAACGAAGACCTGTCGCGGTATATCCTTTAA
- a CDS encoding DUF971 domain-containing protein, whose amino-acid sequence MTKLPTAINLHKASRTLTLKYAPDEEYHLPAEFLRVHSPSAEVQGHGKPILQYGKLGVGLTKVEPAGQYALKLTFDDGHDSGLFTWDYLYQLAVRQEDLWNDYLAELKAAGKTRDPNASVVKLML is encoded by the coding sequence ATGACCAAACTCCCCACCGCCATCAACCTGCACAAAGCCTCCAGGACCCTGACGCTCAAGTACGCGCCGGACGAGGAGTATCACCTGCCCGCGGAATTCCTGCGGGTGCACTCGCCTTCCGCCGAGGTCCAGGGCCACGGCAAACCCATCCTGCAATACGGCAAGCTCGGCGTCGGCCTGACCAAGGTCGAACCGGCCGGCCAATACGCACTGAAACTGACCTTCGACGACGGCCACGACAGCGGATTGTTCACCTGGGACTACCTGTACCAGTTGGCGGTGCGCCAGGAAGACCTGTGGAACGATTATCTCGCCGAACTCAAGGCGGCCGGAAAAACCCGCGACCCGAATGCGTCCGTCGTCAAGCTGATGCTCTAG